A stretch of Lactuca sativa cultivar Salinas chromosome 6, Lsat_Salinas_v11, whole genome shotgun sequence DNA encodes these proteins:
- the LOC111898831 gene encoding O-fucosyltransferase 31 gives MKFQYLQTQSQRAAFAGIFVILLPNFFPNLFDPLGRAYPSMFSEWNAPSPKHIHLLEGALHQQISEKQQSDIWSPLANQGWKPCVDSATVPFDSEKSQGYIQVFLDGGLNQQRMGICDAVAVAKILNATLVIPHLEVNPVWQDSSSFTDIFDVDHFIEVLKNEVSIVKEVPSKYSWSTREYYGTGIRPTRIKTAPVHASANWYLENVLPMLNSHGIAAIAPFSHRLAFDNLPEEIQLLRCKVNFEALVFVPHIRTLGDTLLQRLRTSPTTKTKGENGNGKFIVLHLRFDKDMAAHSACDFGGGKAEKLALAKYRQVIWQGRVVKTQFSNEELRHQGRCPLTPEEIGLALRALGFNSDTRLYLASHKVYGGEARISTLRKMFPLMEDKKSIASEKERAQVEGKASLLAAVDYYVSMHTDIFISASPGNMHNAMLGYRAYRNMKTIRPNMVLLSQLFLNGTMEWSEFQQAVENGHKNRQGQIRVRKETQSIYTYPIPDCMCH, from the exons ATGAAGTTTCAGTACCTACAAACCCAGTCACAGAGAGCTGCTTTCGCTGGAATTTTTGTGATCCTTCTCCCCAATTTCTTCCCTAATCTCTTTGATCCTTTGGGACGTGCTTATCCTTCAATGTTTTCG GAATGGAATGCTCCAAGTCCTAAGCACATTCATTTATTAGAGGGTGCTTTACATCAACAAATT TCAGAGAAACAACAATCTGATATCTGGTCTCCATTGGCTAACCAAGGGTGGAAGCCTTGTGTAGACTCTGCTACTGTCCCAT TCGATTCAGAGAAATCCCAGGGCTATATTCAGGTGTTTCTAGATGGAGGATTGAACCAGCAAAGAATGGGG ATTTGTGATGCAGTTGCTGTTGCTAAAATCTTAAACGCAACACTGGTAATCCCACACCTCGAAGTAAATCCTGTGTGGCAAGATTCAAG TTCTTTCACGGATATATTTGATGTTGATCACTTTATTGAGGTCTTGAAAAATGAAGTCTCCATAGTTAAAGAGGTTCCCAGCAAATACTCATGGAGCACAAGGGAGTATTATGGCACAGGCATACGACCTACTAGAATTAAAACAGCCCCTGTTCATGCTTCTGCTAATTGGTATTTGGAAAATGTTCTTCCAATGCTAAATAG TCATGGGATTGCTGCCATTGCTCCATTTTCACACCGTTTAGCATTTGATAACCTCCCTGAAGAGATCCAACTTCTTAGATGTAAAGTCAACTTTGAAGCATTAGTTTTTGTCCCCCACATCAGGACACTCGGGGACACCCTTCTTCAACGCCTTCGAACCTCTCCCACTACAAAAACCAAGGGCGAAAATGGAAATGGAAAGTTTATTGTTTTACATCTCCGCTTTGACAAA GATATGGCTGCGCATTCGGCTTGTGATTTTGGTGGTGGGAAAGCTGAGAAGTTGGCTCTTGCAAAGTATAGGCAAGTGATTTGGCAGGGAAGAGTGGTTAAGACTCAGTTTAGTAATGAGGAGTTGAGACATCAGGGAAGATGTCCATTGACTCCTGAAGAGATTGGATTGGCATTAAGAGCATTGGGATTCAATAGTGATACACGCCTCTATCTTGCATCCCATAAG gtttatgGTGGTGAAGCGAGGATCTCTACACTGAGGAAAATGTTTCCACTTATGGAGGATAAAAAAAGCATTGCCTCTGAGAAAGAACGCGCTCAAGTGGAAGGAAAGGCATCGTTATTAGCTGCAGTTGATTATTATGTCAGCATGCACACAGACATCTTCATCTCTGCTTCCCCAGGCAATATGCACAATGCAATG CTAGGGTATCGAGCGTACAGGAACATGAAGACTATTAGACCCAACATGGTACTACTGAGTCAGCTTTTTCTAAATGGAACCATGGAGTGGTCCGAGTTTCAGCAGGCTGTGGAAAACGGGCATAAGAACAGACAAGGCCAAATTAGGGTGAGAAAGGAGACACAATCCATATATACATATCCCATCCCGGATTGCATGTGTCATTAA
- the LOC111898832 gene encoding probable ubiquitin-like-specific protease 2B isoform X2, translating to MTNFEALDLKEESDVPEPAVRIMSKVENLNDTVDQCTFMETKQFPEPDLEKIEDEAIPDSVDAISVIQELPVCHSGSGINLSGPDVNAVPEAEILDEAANVDPHEHGNLYQRSLSTSCGIAEDDGVFFGSPSDHCTDELEMDTEDLAVIFYPDHMVYGDSYCTDCVLTFTSSCIKIEGSGSTVDGDDKIFKLQWDIQDLVHIKSHWYELVEMAMVTIHVLTEDTLQPENVECTSGAELKFAIMGTNWFGKQEAITTLNVAYKTLWSSMLELEDTVLGQIKAPFTKYFPNFDQPFEEVIYPKGDVDAVSISKRDVDLLLPDTFVNDTIIDFYVKYLKNKIRPEERQRFHFFNSFFFRKLADPEKEPLDALEGKTAFQRVRKWTRKVNLFEKDFVFIPVNYNYHWSLIVMCHLGEVATYKDEEDVTELLKVPCVLHMDPIRGSHTGLKGLMQSYLKEEWKGRQQEASEDISSRFDNLRFISLELPQQPNSFDCGLFLLHYAELFLEQAPINFNPFKITKSVHFLNADWFPPADASLKRVVIQRLVYDLLQQPYDEAEAPSSMAAANKVATAVNFFGEIHRHNSPSRNGQTSQAADADDGIEISLLPSLSITSDVEVDPTISSKPGFEQGSFLAMRFPSFNETTFDGYKDPLMPPIQEDVETSVGEFVYAPTGIGIGIGIGIGQENGITPEVSSLQYSSQDFEHQNNKFETSPETSISGCEDSLEIMNGRSNGNGIDEQQLNFKEIRDEQRLPLMEPVEMLDGNIDADAGGLTFSLHHRSEMETETETNGCTGSGESSGMESDEQHPAKRMRTTESFVEGGSACN from the exons ATGACGAATTTCGAAGCTCTTGATTTGAAAGAAGAGTCCGATGTTCCTGAACCTGCTGTTAGAATTATGAGCAAGGTAGAAAACTTGAATGATACCGTTGACCAGTGTACATTCATGGAGACTA AACAATTCCCTGAACCCGATTTAGAAAAAATTGAAGATGAGGCAATACCTGATTCAGTTGATGCTATTAGTGTCATCCAAGAACTTCCTGTATGTCATTCAGGATCTGGAATTAATTTATCTGGACCAGATGTTAATGCAGTCCCTGAAGCAGAGATTCTT GATGAAGCAGCTAATGTGGATCCACATGAACATGGAAATCTGTATCAGAGATCTTTATCAACTTCTTGTGGTATTGCTGAAGATGATG GTGTTTTCTTCGGATCACCTTCAGATCATTGCACGGATGAATTGGAAATG GACACCGAAGATTTAGCAGTCATCTTCTATCCTGATCATATGGTGTATGGTGATAGTTATTGTAcagattgtgttttaactttcaCTAGCAGTTGCATCAAAATAGAGGGTTCAGGTTCAACTGTAGATGGAGATGACAAAATCTTTAAATTACAGTGGGATATTCAGGATTTAGTTCATATCAAATCTCATTGGTATGAGCTG GTTGAGATGGCAATGGTGACAATTCATGTACTTACTGAAGATACATTACAGCCTGAAAATGTTGAATGCACTTCAG GTGCTGAATTGAAGTTTGCAATCATGGGCACCAACTGGTTTGGGAAACAAGAAGCAATCACAACTTTAAATGTTGCATACAAAACTTTATGGAGCAGTATGCTTGAGTTAGA GGACACTGTTCTTGGACAAATCAAAGCACCTTTTACAAAGTATTTTCCCAA TTTTGACCAGCCTTTTGAAGAAGTTATATATCCAAAAGGAGATGTTGATGCTGTTTCCATTAGTAAGAGAGATGTTGATTTGCTGCTACCAGACACTTTTGTCAATGACACTATCATTGACTTTTATGTCAA ATACTTGAAGAACAAAATCAGGCCTGAAGAAAGACAGAGGTTTCATTTTTTCAATAGTTTTTTCTTCCGGAAGCTAGCTGACCCAGAAAAAGAACCTCTTGATGCCCTTGAAGGGAAAACAGCTTTTCAACGCGTAAGAAAGTGGACACGAAAAGTTAATCTTTTTGAGAAAGATTTTGTCTTTATTCCTGTAAATTACAA CTATCATTGGAGTCTTATCGTGATGTGTCATCTTGGGGAAGTCGCGACATACAAGG ATGAAGAAGATGTTACTGAGTTGCTTAAAGTGCCATGTGTTCTGCATATGGATCCTATCAGAGGTAGTCATACTGGCTTGAAAGGTCTTATGCAAag CTATCTGAAAGAAGAGTGGAAAGGGAGGCAGCAGGAGGCATCTGAAGATATATCTTCAAGATTCGATAATCTACGCTTTATTTCACTTGAG TTACCACAGCAGCCGAATTCATTCGACTGTGGTTTATTCTTACTCCATTATGCAGAACTTTTCTTGGAGCAAGCCCCGATTAATTTTAATCCATTTAAAATCACAAAAAGTGTCCACTTT CTAAATGCGGATTGGTTTCCACCTGCTGATGCATCCTTGAAAAGGGTGGTTATTCAGAGACTGGTGTATGATCTCCTACAACAACCTTATGATGAAGCTGAAGCTCCATCATCCATGGCTGCTGCCAATAAAGTGGCGACAGCTGTCAATTTCTTTGGAGAGATACACAGACACAACAGTCCTTCAAGAAATGGTCAAACTTCTCAAGCAGCAGATGCTGATGATGGAATTGAAATTTCATTGTTGCCATCATTATCTATAACAAGTGATGTGGAAGTGGATCCCACCATATCTTCAAAACCCGGATTTGAACAAGGATCCTTTTTGGCCATGCGGTTTCCATCTTTTAACGAGACAACATTTGATGGCTACAAAGATCCCCTCATGCCACCAATCCAG GAAGATGTGGAAACCAGTGTTGGAGAATTTGTTTATGCTCCGACAGGAATCGGAAtcggaattggaattggaatcgGACAAGAGAACGGAATCACACCCGAAGTCTCAAGTTTGCAATATTCATCTCAAGACTTTGAGCATCAAAACAACAAGTTTGAAACATCGCCGGAAACATCAATTTCTGGGTGTGAAGATTCATTGGAAATCATGAATGGGAGGAGCAATGGCAATGGAATTGATGAACAACAACTCAACTTCAAAGAGATAAGAGACGAACAAAGATTGCCATTGATGGAGCCTGTCGAGATGCTCGATGGAAACATTGATGCCGATGCCGGTGGTCTTACTTTCTCTTTACACCATCGTTCTGAAATGGAAACGGAAACGGAAACGAACGGATGTACTGGTTCCGGTGAGTCCTCTGGAATGGAATCGGATGAACAGCATCCTGCCAAAAGGATGCGGACAACGGAATCGTTTGTTGAAGGTGGGTCCGCTTGTAATTGA
- the LOC111898832 gene encoding probable ubiquitin-like-specific protease 2B isoform X1, whose product MTNFEALDLKEESDVPEPAVRIMSKVENLNDTVDQCTFMETKQFPEPDLEKIEDEAIPDSVDAISVIQELPVCHSGSGINLSGPDVNAVPEAEILVCTSSALPSNCNLNSSEPDEAANVDPHEHGNLYQRSLSTSCGIAEDDGVFFGSPSDHCTDELEMDTEDLAVIFYPDHMVYGDSYCTDCVLTFTSSCIKIEGSGSTVDGDDKIFKLQWDIQDLVHIKSHWYELVEMAMVTIHVLTEDTLQPENVECTSGAELKFAIMGTNWFGKQEAITTLNVAYKTLWSSMLELEDTVLGQIKAPFTKYFPNFDQPFEEVIYPKGDVDAVSISKRDVDLLLPDTFVNDTIIDFYVKYLKNKIRPEERQRFHFFNSFFFRKLADPEKEPLDALEGKTAFQRVRKWTRKVNLFEKDFVFIPVNYNYHWSLIVMCHLGEVATYKDEEDVTELLKVPCVLHMDPIRGSHTGLKGLMQSYLKEEWKGRQQEASEDISSRFDNLRFISLELPQQPNSFDCGLFLLHYAELFLEQAPINFNPFKITKSVHFLNADWFPPADASLKRVVIQRLVYDLLQQPYDEAEAPSSMAAANKVATAVNFFGEIHRHNSPSRNGQTSQAADADDGIEISLLPSLSITSDVEVDPTISSKPGFEQGSFLAMRFPSFNETTFDGYKDPLMPPIQEDVETSVGEFVYAPTGIGIGIGIGIGQENGITPEVSSLQYSSQDFEHQNNKFETSPETSISGCEDSLEIMNGRSNGNGIDEQQLNFKEIRDEQRLPLMEPVEMLDGNIDADAGGLTFSLHHRSEMETETETNGCTGSGESSGMESDEQHPAKRMRTTESFVEGGSACN is encoded by the exons ATGACGAATTTCGAAGCTCTTGATTTGAAAGAAGAGTCCGATGTTCCTGAACCTGCTGTTAGAATTATGAGCAAGGTAGAAAACTTGAATGATACCGTTGACCAGTGTACATTCATGGAGACTA AACAATTCCCTGAACCCGATTTAGAAAAAATTGAAGATGAGGCAATACCTGATTCAGTTGATGCTATTAGTGTCATCCAAGAACTTCCTGTATGTCATTCAGGATCTGGAATTAATTTATCTGGACCAGATGTTAATGCAGTCCCTGAAGCAGAGATTCTTGTATGCACTTCATCAGCTTTACCTAGCAACTGCAACTTAAATTCATCAGAGCCT GATGAAGCAGCTAATGTGGATCCACATGAACATGGAAATCTGTATCAGAGATCTTTATCAACTTCTTGTGGTATTGCTGAAGATGATG GTGTTTTCTTCGGATCACCTTCAGATCATTGCACGGATGAATTGGAAATG GACACCGAAGATTTAGCAGTCATCTTCTATCCTGATCATATGGTGTATGGTGATAGTTATTGTAcagattgtgttttaactttcaCTAGCAGTTGCATCAAAATAGAGGGTTCAGGTTCAACTGTAGATGGAGATGACAAAATCTTTAAATTACAGTGGGATATTCAGGATTTAGTTCATATCAAATCTCATTGGTATGAGCTG GTTGAGATGGCAATGGTGACAATTCATGTACTTACTGAAGATACATTACAGCCTGAAAATGTTGAATGCACTTCAG GTGCTGAATTGAAGTTTGCAATCATGGGCACCAACTGGTTTGGGAAACAAGAAGCAATCACAACTTTAAATGTTGCATACAAAACTTTATGGAGCAGTATGCTTGAGTTAGA GGACACTGTTCTTGGACAAATCAAAGCACCTTTTACAAAGTATTTTCCCAA TTTTGACCAGCCTTTTGAAGAAGTTATATATCCAAAAGGAGATGTTGATGCTGTTTCCATTAGTAAGAGAGATGTTGATTTGCTGCTACCAGACACTTTTGTCAATGACACTATCATTGACTTTTATGTCAA ATACTTGAAGAACAAAATCAGGCCTGAAGAAAGACAGAGGTTTCATTTTTTCAATAGTTTTTTCTTCCGGAAGCTAGCTGACCCAGAAAAAGAACCTCTTGATGCCCTTGAAGGGAAAACAGCTTTTCAACGCGTAAGAAAGTGGACACGAAAAGTTAATCTTTTTGAGAAAGATTTTGTCTTTATTCCTGTAAATTACAA CTATCATTGGAGTCTTATCGTGATGTGTCATCTTGGGGAAGTCGCGACATACAAGG ATGAAGAAGATGTTACTGAGTTGCTTAAAGTGCCATGTGTTCTGCATATGGATCCTATCAGAGGTAGTCATACTGGCTTGAAAGGTCTTATGCAAag CTATCTGAAAGAAGAGTGGAAAGGGAGGCAGCAGGAGGCATCTGAAGATATATCTTCAAGATTCGATAATCTACGCTTTATTTCACTTGAG TTACCACAGCAGCCGAATTCATTCGACTGTGGTTTATTCTTACTCCATTATGCAGAACTTTTCTTGGAGCAAGCCCCGATTAATTTTAATCCATTTAAAATCACAAAAAGTGTCCACTTT CTAAATGCGGATTGGTTTCCACCTGCTGATGCATCCTTGAAAAGGGTGGTTATTCAGAGACTGGTGTATGATCTCCTACAACAACCTTATGATGAAGCTGAAGCTCCATCATCCATGGCTGCTGCCAATAAAGTGGCGACAGCTGTCAATTTCTTTGGAGAGATACACAGACACAACAGTCCTTCAAGAAATGGTCAAACTTCTCAAGCAGCAGATGCTGATGATGGAATTGAAATTTCATTGTTGCCATCATTATCTATAACAAGTGATGTGGAAGTGGATCCCACCATATCTTCAAAACCCGGATTTGAACAAGGATCCTTTTTGGCCATGCGGTTTCCATCTTTTAACGAGACAACATTTGATGGCTACAAAGATCCCCTCATGCCACCAATCCAG GAAGATGTGGAAACCAGTGTTGGAGAATTTGTTTATGCTCCGACAGGAATCGGAAtcggaattggaattggaatcgGACAAGAGAACGGAATCACACCCGAAGTCTCAAGTTTGCAATATTCATCTCAAGACTTTGAGCATCAAAACAACAAGTTTGAAACATCGCCGGAAACATCAATTTCTGGGTGTGAAGATTCATTGGAAATCATGAATGGGAGGAGCAATGGCAATGGAATTGATGAACAACAACTCAACTTCAAAGAGATAAGAGACGAACAAAGATTGCCATTGATGGAGCCTGTCGAGATGCTCGATGGAAACATTGATGCCGATGCCGGTGGTCTTACTTTCTCTTTACACCATCGTTCTGAAATGGAAACGGAAACGGAAACGAACGGATGTACTGGTTCCGGTGAGTCCTCTGGAATGGAATCGGATGAACAGCATCCTGCCAAAAGGATGCGGACAACGGAATCGTTTGTTGAAGGTGGGTCCGCTTGTAATTGA